The following are from one region of the Ochotona princeps isolate mOchPri1 chromosome 15, mOchPri1.hap1, whole genome shotgun sequence genome:
- the NACA gene encoding nascent polypeptide-associated complex subunit alpha: MPGEATETVPATEQELPQPQAETGSGTESDSDESVPELEEQDSTQATTQQAQLAAAAEIDEEPVSKAKQSRSEKKARKAMSKLGLRQVTGVTRVTIRKSKNILFVITKPDVYKSPASDTYIVFGEAKIEDLSQQAQLAAAEKFKVQGEAVSNIQENTQTPTVQEESEEEEVDETGVEVKDIELVMSQANVSRAKAVRALKNNSNDIVNAIMELTM; encoded by the exons ATGCCCGGTGAAGCCACAGAAACGGTCCCTGCTACTGAGCAGGAGTTGCCACAGCCCCAGGCTGAGACAG GATCTGGAACAGAATCGGACAGCGATGAGTCCGTGCCGGAGCTTGAGGAACAGGATTCCACACAGGCAACCACACAGCAGGCCCAG CTGGCCGCAGCAGCTGAAATCGATGAAGAACCTGTCAGTAAGGCTAAACAGAGTCGGAGTGAAAAGAAGGCACGGAAG GCTATGTCCAAGCTGGGCCTGCGGCAGGTTACGGGGGTCACCAGAGTCACTATCCGGAAATCTAAGAATATCCTCTTTGTCATCACAAAACCCGACGTCTACAAGAGCCCAGCCTCAGACACCTACATCGTTTTTGGGGAAGCCAAG ATTGAAGACTTATCTCAGCAAGCACAACTAGCAGCAGCTGAGAAATTTAAAGTTCAAGGTGAAGCTGTCTCCAACATTCAGGAAAACACACAGACTCCAACTGTACAGGAGGAGAGTGAAGAGGAAGAG GTTGATGAAACAGGTGTGGAAGTTAAGGATATAGAGTTGGTCATGTCACAAGCAAATGTTTCCAGAGCAAAGGCAGTCCGAGCCCTGAAGAACAACAGTAATGATATTGTAAATGCTATTATG GAATTAACAATGTAA